The following DNA comes from Brassica oleracea var. oleracea cultivar TO1000 chromosome C5, BOL, whole genome shotgun sequence.
ATAAGATTCGTTCAAGTCGTCAACAATTTTGTTATATCTCACCATGTCTCTTCCTTTTGTAAGCTTAAGGTCTTCCCCCAACTTTTGAAAGTCATTTCTGGGAACAATGGAAATATATATATATATATTTCAAGAAAGCTGATAAACTAGAACAACACAAATGATCCGAGATTTCTATTAGCGAAGAATTCATATAGGTACCTGTAGCTCTCTAATATCTTGTTAATGGAGCAGTAATCATCATATTTATCCAAATATTCCTGCATGTATGCTTTATACCTGAAATAGAAGAAAGCAACATGTCAGTCTTTTTCGAGCCACAAATACTAAGCGATTAGATTTCCAAACACTATAGTTTCAGTTTACTCACTGCAAATGATCCCTAATAGGCCCCTTATGGTCGGGAGAGGCTTTCTCGTATTTCAAATAAGAAGAGTCTTCTGCATCAAAAGTTGCATCTTTGTGTCCATTCATAGAAGTTGCATTTTTGTGTCTTTTGCTCTCCCTTGATGAGCGGGATGTGGATGGTCGTTCGGAGCCCTGCTTTATAACGGGTGTTTTTTTGTTCGTCTCTCCATAACCTTCCACACTGCTTACTACTCTTCCTCTACTATATCTCTTTCTTGATTTATAAGCTGCATCCTCTAAATTATTGTAATGTGAGCCGTTTTCAGTGTCTGTACCCGTGTGGTTCTGCTCATGTGACTGCAAAGCCAACTTTTGGGATCTTTCTGAATCATCAACAACTTGTTGGGGCAATTCTTTTGTACCATTGCCAGCATGTGTAAGAGCTTGTTTTTTTGAAGATTTTTTAGACCTCCGTTTATCTGAGTCAATACCCAACTTTTCTGAAGTGCTTGGTTTAAAATTTGACTGCCTAAAACAAGTTTTATCTTCGAGTTCCTTCACTGCTGTATCTACCTCCAATGACTCAGGGAGTTCACCCAACTCCAAGTCCGAAACTTGTTTTTGGAGAATAGATCCATTTCCCTTAGGTAATTTTGCTCTCTGGCTATCCAATGGAGAGGAACCCATGCCCAAGCCTGAAACATTCTTGGGATCCTTCTCACTTCCATCCAGTTCACCGTGTTTTCTGTTGGCTCTGTCAGAAGGAAATGAAGGTCCAATGGATGACTCACCATCTTTTTTATTCCTTGCAAACTTATTTTTTGAATGAACAGCATCCCTATGATTGTCTCTGAAGGCCTTTCCTGACCGACTAGAAAGGGTTTCATGCGGAAAATGGTCATCTTCGTCAGCTTTACGAACATCACCCAAGGCATCAGAATGTTTGTTTGATTTACCTGAACTATCACCAGGCTTCATTTGACCATGTCTACTCAACTTTTCAGTAGATGACTTCCGAAGTCCTTTTAGTGGATCAATCATTTGACTAGCAGAAGCGTTCAGATGTTGTAAATCATTCTTGCGCTCTGAAGGCTGTGAATCTTCTTTACCTATGGCAGGCAATTGCTGGGATTTTACGTTTCTCTCCCGTGCTGATTGCTGACTGTAGTGCTCCAAAGCAGGGGATATTTGGTTCTGGTCTTTGGCCAGCCTCTCAGAGATGCCAGGCTGGTCACTTTTTAAGCTATCCTTCGTAGTATTATCTGTGTCATCAAACAACTGTCCAATAAAATTTTGGCGCTCTCGTAGCTTGTCGTGACCAGAAGGTAGTTTTTCCTGCTCTGAAATGCCAACTTCATTCTTCCTGTCAGCTTCAGAACCATGACCCTCATCTGAACTGTGACCATCGATGTCCACGGCATCAGAATCATTACCCTCGATGTCAATTGTCTGTCGGGGCTCTTTGTCACCATCGCTCATTATATCCACATCCTCATCAGAAACTTCCTTGCTGTTAGAAGAAGCATCGCTATCACTGCTGCTCCCGCTATCACTGCTGCTCCCACTATTATCACTATCACTGTCGCTACTAGAGCTACGAACCTGGCCATTTCTATTCTCAGATCGCTTTTCCTCATGAAGAATACCAGGTGAATGATGCTCAATGTCAACATTTTCTTGCGTACTCAGATGCTCTCCCAGAGGCAAAGGTGAACACTCTTGTAAACCTTCTCCTTTCCGCTCGCACACAGAAAAGGTCTCCATGTTGCTAACCCCTGGAACAGGTAACTGGTCGCGATTGCACTCAGTGATTGGAAGCAGTTGCTGGTGTTCAGGTGAACTGAAAAATAAAAATTTTACTAAACCAGATACGACAATACAGGAGAAGAAAGTATAGTAGCTGCATGCGTTTTAGTAAATAGCTTCTCAATTCATTCTACACTAAGTTGGATAATAATGATTATTCAATTAGAGTTCACTGGCCACTAAACAAGCGCGTTTGCTATTGCTTGATTTTCTATTCTTATCATAGATTTTATCCTCATGCACCTACTTGACATTATAAATCACTTGCATTATTTGTGCCAAACTGCCAATACTACTTCCTAGGGTGTCATATTCTACAATGACAAAAAACTATCATTTCGGGTACACGTACCTTCTGCTATCCAAATCTGCTTCTGGTTTTAAGAAATACCTTGGAGCTTGGAAATTTGCAATCTGGTTATCAACAACAATTAGGGACACAATAATACATAATGCACTTCATAAAACCACACCAAAGTTTTCATGACTTACTTTTTTCAAAATTGGCTCAATCTTCTTTGACGCATTAGGGGTTCTATCTCCAACAGCTTTCTCTAAAGCCTAGAGAGAAACAGAGAGAGTGGAATCAAACGAGGTGGAAACACATATTGGATATGAAAATAGCTATGTAGCTGAAGTTTGATCTATGTATTACCTTCAAGCTCATTGGAGCCTCTTTTAGGAGATCAACTAGCAGTGCCTGCAAGTCAATTTCTTTATTAACATTGGTTTCTTGGCGTTCAGATGTGTCCCTTAAAGCATTTCTTTCCCAGGTTGATAAATCCTTTTCGCTAGCAACAATTCTCTCTCTGCCCTTTGTGTTGACTGGTGTGACATTCACGTTATCTGCATGAGTTTTAGCAATATTCCCAGTCCCATATGAAGAAGGGGTATTGTATTGATTAGAAGGAGATGGTCCAGGTGAAGCTGAAAGCCTATTCTTCACAGAAGTGGTTGAAACCCCTGGTCTGAAAGAAGGCTTTGGACCTCCGATTGGAACTACATAAACGACAAGTGATACTCTTAGAATTGACAAAACAGTAAGGGAGTATAATAGCAACTAAGAGTCTTTGAAACCCTAATGTGTTACACAGGCCGACAGGCTCATTGCAATGTTTTTCCTATATACCTGGAGGTGGATCGACTTTCCGCTTCTTAGGCGGAGGTTCCTTCTTCTGGTTATTTGACATTCTCCATGGACTTGCTGCAAGCACAGGGAATGCGTTAGATAATTACTAGTCGTACCCAAACATAATTACAAGCTAGATATTCAAAGGTTTTGAACCCAAGAGACAAAAAAACTGACCATACAGTCAAATTATAGCATGGGATTCAGTTTCGAACAAGAATAGTTATCTAAGCTCATGTTAAAGTTCTAAAACCGCTTACTTAAAAGGAAAAGAGAACATATAGGAGGTGGAAACAAGGTTTAACAAAAGTTTCATATTAGCAGCCAAAAATTCAAATAGATAGATAGAAGCTGTTCCCATGGAGACCAAGTAATAGACGGGAAGTTACCTTCAGCACGAGCTAATTGCTTCTTCAATGATGGATTCCCAGGATCTAAAACAATTGCCCTGACATGACCAAATATGTAGTTTCAGGCATAATCGCTTTGACGAGAATAAAGTTAAATACGAACACAAAACGATGCAATTTGTTACGCAGTGAGAAACATTCTTGAGTCTCAGTGTCACAAAAACAGCTACGCTCAAAAGGACCCACACCAGCCTAACCGCAATAAGATGAACAATGTGTATACGGATACTTTGTTCACAGCTCTGCTAAAGGTTATATGTTATCGTGCCAAGAGTCACGAGACTACCCTACCGAAAGAAGACTGCAAAACTAGAAAAACTAAGATAACAGACAGAGACACCTTTGCAGCAGCGGACAGACTATGCTGGGAAAAGTTACAGATATCAGATGTAATTAAAATGTTAGGTCGGAATATGTACTTGCGCGATTTGGTCCTCTGTTCAGCTTCGACTGAGCGCATCTTCATCTGGCTTGTGGTTGACTCATCTAGAGTTCGCTGGACGTTCAATTTTCTCCAAGCAGATCCAGCCTCAATCAGCACACCATTTTCATCTTCACCACTTTGGTGTTCCTCATAGATATCACATAAATCACCACGCTCCCCTGACCAGGTAAATTTGAACTCCTTTCCACCAACATCGATTATCTGTTCAAAAGTTACAGATATTGAGATGCAATTAAAATGTTAGATCGAAATCGACAGTGGCAAAAGTTTAAACCATTAAATCAATAGCCCAAAACGCAGTAGGAAATAAATGAGAAAAGGGTATGCAGCGGGGTTAGTAGATCCAATTGACAACCACTTCCAGTGACAAAACCACAGCTCAAGAGATCATGAAATGAGAAGCAAGTAACCATACAATACATTCTCAGCCAATAAGCAAGTCCAGAATCGAGCAAGGA
Coding sequences within:
- the LOC106295011 gene encoding uncharacterized protein LOC106295011, whose product is MSYGGSSKPGRGRGGGVGGGGGGGGPGRNRNSFPPLTNRHPSPVGRMSTGGGGSSAAPRQRNTTSVKAAAAASSSRAVEEKFSLVPRESPPAFGMIIRLTPDLVDEMKRVEAEGGAAKIKFDAFPNNSTGNIIDVGGKEFKFTWSGERGDLCDIYEEHQSGEDENGVLIEAGSAWRKLNVQRTLDESTTSQMKMRSVEAEQRTKSRKAIVLDPGNPSLKKQLARAEASPWRMSNNQKKEPPPKKRKVDPPPVPIGGPKPSFRPGVSTTSVKNRLSASPGPSPSNQYNTPSSYGTGNIAKTHADNVNVTPVNTKGRERIVASEKDLSTWERNALRDTSERQETNVNKEIDLQALLVDLLKEAPMSLKALEKAVGDRTPNASKKIEPILKKIANFQAPRYFLKPEADLDSRSSPEHQQLLPITECNRDQLPVPGVSNMETFSVCERKGEGLQECSPLPLGEHLSTQENVDIEHHSPGILHEEKRSENRNGQVRSSSSDSDSDNSGSSSDSGSSSDSDASSNSKEVSDEDVDIMSDGDKEPRQTIDIEGNDSDAVDIDGHSSDEGHGSEADRKNEVGISEQEKLPSGHDKLRERQNFIGQLFDDTDNTTKDSLKSDQPGISERLAKDQNQISPALEHYSQQSARERNVKSQQLPAIGKEDSQPSERKNDLQHLNASASQMIDPLKGLRKSSTEKLSRHGQMKPGDSSGKSNKHSDALGDVRKADEDDHFPHETLSSRSGKAFRDNHRDAVHSKNKFARNKKDGESSIGPSFPSDRANRKHGELDGSEKDPKNVSGLGMGSSPLDSQRAKLPKGNGSILQKQVSDLELGELPESLEVDTAVKELEDKTCFRQSNFKPSTSEKLGIDSDKRRSKKSSKKQALTHAGNGTKELPQQVVDDSERSQKLALQSHEQNHTGTDTENGSHYNNLEDAAYKSRKRYSRGRVVSSVEGYGETNKKTPVIKQGSERPSTSRSSRESKRHKNATSMNGHKDATFDAEDSSYLKYEKASPDHKGPIRDHLQYKAYMQEYLDKYDDYCSINKILESYRNDFQKLGEDLKLTKGRDMVRYNKIVDDLNESYRKYGERHKRLKKVFIVLHEELKQLKERMKDYASSHGKD